In the Acidimicrobiia bacterium genome, one interval contains:
- a CDS encoding CaiB/BaiF CoA-transferase family protein, with protein sequence MTGPLDGVSVVEFASIGPGPFASMMLADMGARVVRIERPEACGGPAPRDPLLRGRSASIGLDLKHPDAVEVALRLVERSDVLVEGLRPGVMERLGLGPDACLGRNPRLVYGRMTGWGQDGPRSGEAGHDIGYAALGGALGTIGPADRPPPPPLNLLADFGGGAMMLVSGILAALVARGSSGKGDVVDAAMVEGAALLTAMIHGMRAEGLWSDERDDNLLDGGAPFYRCYATADGRHVAVGALEPQFYRQLLSGLGLDEDDLPDQYDRSGWPTLRECFEVVFSTRTRDEWTATFAGTDACVVPVLALGEVATDPHLAARGTFVDLGGIVQPGPAPRFGGSVPTIPVPGRPPGADGAVVLADLGYSEGDIAHLRSVGAVA encoded by the coding sequence GTGACCGGCCCGTTGGACGGCGTCTCGGTGGTCGAGTTCGCCTCGATCGGACCGGGGCCGTTCGCCTCGATGATGCTCGCTGACATGGGTGCGCGAGTGGTCCGCATCGAACGACCCGAGGCCTGCGGGGGGCCGGCGCCGCGGGACCCGCTGCTCAGGGGGCGGTCGGCGTCGATCGGTCTCGACCTCAAGCACCCCGACGCGGTCGAGGTGGCGCTGCGGCTGGTGGAGCGCTCCGACGTGCTCGTAGAGGGTTTGCGACCCGGCGTGATGGAGCGCCTCGGCCTCGGTCCCGACGCCTGCCTGGGCCGTAATCCCCGCCTCGTCTACGGGCGGATGACGGGTTGGGGACAGGACGGTCCCCGATCGGGCGAGGCAGGTCATGACATCGGGTATGCCGCCCTCGGTGGGGCACTGGGAACGATCGGGCCTGCCGATCGTCCGCCACCACCCCCGCTCAACCTCCTGGCCGACTTTGGTGGTGGCGCCATGATGTTGGTCTCGGGCATCCTCGCCGCCCTGGTCGCCAGAGGATCGTCGGGCAAGGGCGATGTGGTCGACGCGGCCATGGTGGAGGGTGCCGCGCTGCTCACCGCCATGATCCACGGCATGCGCGCCGAGGGTCTGTGGTCGGACGAGCGTGACGACAACCTCTTGGACGGCGGTGCCCCATTCTACCGGTGCTACGCCACTGCCGATGGTCGACATGTGGCGGTGGGGGCGCTCGAACCGCAGTTCTACCGGCAGCTCCTTTCTGGGCTGGGCCTGGACGAGGACGACCTGCCCGATCAGTACGACCGTTCGGGGTGGCCGACCCTGCGAGAGTGTTTCGAGGTCGTTTTCTCCACGCGTACCAGAGACGAGTGGACGGCGACCTTCGCCGGGACGGATGCGTGCGTCGTTCCCGTGCTGGCTCTCGGCGAGGTCGCCACCGACCCCCACCTGGCGGCTCGGGGGACGTTCGTGGATCTGGGCGGCATCGTGCAGCCGGGACCAGCTCCGCGGTTCGGGGGTTCAGTGCCGACGATTCCGGTGCCGGGTCGACCACCCGGGGCGGACGGCGCCGTCGTGCTCGCCGATCTCGGCTACTCCGAGGGCGACATCGCGCATCTCAGGTCGGTCGGCGCCGTCGCCTGA
- a CDS encoding SMC family ATPase, producing the protein MRPTELTLSGFRSYAEPVMFDFTDRTLLGIVGPIGSGKSSILDAIAFALYGKTPRIGSGTKSLINQRRDALQVSLTFEVDGTTWRTVRALRRSGASAHTLYRLEDGEAREVADKEREVTAEVERILGLDFDAFRRSVLLAQNQFAQFLEATPTERNAVLKGVFGFDRLDAMRDATKRRLDAVSVDLKVLQERRASAETDRTALPEKQRALDEATSRAETVREMRTRVGEVDERLRDTEAAAAAAAKDVTFLDELSASIPSREDADRVLSALAESETAVAAAEEALAAATQTATEARTAHGAALGAAGGREALDAASDLVSRVEASRAAVERDQSRVPPLEAAVAAAAEAVAEAEAALTAAAAEVEVAASASAAAALEEERARQALHDAHGRSRAYALRSDLSVGEPCPVCEQVVRSVPSLETPPELSEAEAALGRIVTEGADARGRESAAKAAVARAEAALEAATGRHRDAESTLTAATDGVARLEAEVALLVEETAKLLGDGDPQVRLSELREAVVAAEVAAGTAGESEQAARAAVDTAKVDRDATRTGVQALRSGLDRLVARLDLDIDVGADASSFAAALDGIRRTWLKRRGAAGESHDQLGQVLEAARLERTGLLESAGLAAGDDLVEVMTEADRSVTALATEVELIERRLAELDRLDEGEVGLVEQASLLERLMTDLRPAAFLDYVLGERRQVLAGLAGDHLETLSGRRYRFSDDGEFDILDLSAAEGRRRPDSLSGGESFLASLALALALAEMVGRQGGRLDAFFLDEGFGSLDAEHIDLAMDGIERLVTGGTGRLVVLVSHVEGMRDRLEDLIVLSRHPITDHTVVESGATR; encoded by the coding sequence ATGCGGCCGACTGAGCTCACCCTGAGCGGCTTCCGGTCCTATGCCGAGCCGGTCATGTTCGACTTCACCGACCGGACGCTCCTCGGGATCGTCGGACCGATCGGCAGCGGGAAGTCGTCGATCCTCGACGCCATCGCCTTCGCCCTCTACGGGAAGACGCCACGAATCGGCTCCGGGACCAAGAGCCTCATCAACCAGCGCCGTGATGCCCTTCAGGTGTCGCTGACCTTCGAAGTAGACGGCACGACGTGGCGGACGGTGCGGGCGCTTCGTCGTTCCGGGGCCTCCGCACACACCCTGTATCGCCTCGAGGACGGCGAGGCGCGTGAGGTCGCCGACAAGGAGCGCGAGGTGACCGCCGAGGTGGAACGGATCCTTGGCCTCGACTTCGACGCCTTCCGGCGTTCGGTGCTCCTCGCCCAGAACCAGTTCGCCCAGTTTCTCGAGGCGACACCGACCGAGCGCAACGCGGTGCTCAAAGGGGTGTTCGGTTTCGATCGGCTCGACGCCATGCGAGACGCCACCAAACGCCGCCTCGACGCGGTTTCGGTGGACCTCAAGGTCCTGCAGGAGCGGAGAGCATCTGCGGAGACCGACCGCACCGCCCTGCCGGAGAAGCAGCGGGCGCTCGACGAGGCGACCTCCCGGGCTGAGACCGTGCGAGAAATGCGGACTCGCGTCGGTGAGGTCGACGAGCGCCTGAGAGACACCGAGGCAGCCGCAGCGGCGGCCGCCAAGGACGTCACCTTCCTCGACGAGCTGTCGGCGTCGATCCCGTCGCGTGAGGATGCCGACCGCGTGCTCTCGGCACTCGCCGAGTCCGAGACCGCGGTGGCCGCGGCCGAGGAGGCGCTGGCTGCCGCCACCCAAACCGCCACCGAGGCCCGCACCGCCCACGGCGCCGCGCTCGGGGCCGCTGGCGGAAGAGAGGCGCTGGACGCGGCCAGCGACCTGGTGAGCAGAGTCGAGGCATCGCGGGCAGCGGTGGAGCGTGATCAGTCCCGGGTCCCTCCTTTGGAGGCGGCGGTGGCCGCGGCAGCAGAAGCCGTCGCCGAGGCGGAGGCTGCGCTGACCGCGGCCGCGGCCGAGGTGGAGGTCGCGGCCAGCGCCTCGGCGGCCGCTGCCCTGGAGGAGGAGAGAGCCCGTCAGGCACTCCATGACGCGCATGGCCGGAGCCGCGCCTACGCGCTGCGATCGGACCTCTCGGTCGGCGAGCCCTGCCCGGTGTGCGAGCAGGTGGTGCGGTCCGTGCCGTCGTTGGAAACACCGCCGGAGTTGAGTGAAGCCGAGGCGGCGCTGGGCCGGATCGTGACCGAGGGCGCCGACGCCAGGGGGCGCGAGAGTGCGGCGAAGGCTGCCGTCGCCAGGGCGGAAGCGGCGCTCGAGGCAGCGACGGGTCGTCATCGCGACGCCGAGTCAACCCTCACCGCGGCGACGGACGGTGTGGCGCGGCTCGAGGCCGAGGTGGCTCTCCTGGTAGAGGAAACGGCGAAGCTTCTCGGGGATGGCGACCCGCAGGTCCGCCTCTCGGAACTGAGGGAGGCCGTGGTCGCCGCGGAAGTCGCGGCGGGCACGGCGGGTGAGTCCGAACAGGCGGCGCGTGCCGCGGTCGACACGGCGAAAGTGGATCGGGATGCGACCCGCACCGGCGTCCAGGCCCTCAGATCCGGGCTCGACAGGCTGGTGGCGCGACTCGACCTGGACATCGACGTCGGCGCCGACGCATCGTCCTTCGCCGCCGCCCTCGACGGGATCCGGCGGACATGGTTGAAGCGGCGGGGAGCGGCGGGGGAGTCCCACGATCAGCTGGGTCAGGTGCTGGAAGCGGCTCGTCTCGAACGCACCGGGCTCCTCGAATCGGCCGGACTCGCCGCTGGCGACGATCTCGTCGAGGTGATGACCGAGGCCGACCGTTCAGTGACCGCGCTGGCAACCGAGGTGGAGCTGATCGAGCGCCGCCTGGCCGAGCTGGATCGCCTCGACGAAGGGGAGGTCGGCCTGGTGGAGCAGGCGTCGCTCCTGGAACGCCTGATGACCGACCTCCGGCCCGCCGCCTTCCTCGACTACGTGCTCGGCGAGCGACGGCAGGTTCTCGCCGGTCTGGCCGGTGACCACCTCGAGACGCTCAGCGGCCGTCGGTATCGGTTCTCCGACGACGGGGAGTTCGACATCCTGGACCTGTCCGCCGCAGAGGGCCGCCGCCGCCCCGACAGCCTGAGTGGAGGCGAATCGTTCCTGGCTTCCCTGGCCCTGGCGCTGGCACTCGCCGAGATGGTGGGGAGACAGGGGGGTCGCCTCGACGCCTTCTTCCTCGACGAAGGTTTCGGGAGTCTCGACGCCGAGCACATCGACCTGGCGATGGACGGTATCGAGCGTCTCGTCACCGGTGGCACTGGCCGTCTCGTGGTGCTGGTGAGCCATGTCGAGGGGATGCGGGATCGGCTCGAGGACCTCATCGTCCTCAGCCGCCACCCGATCACGGATCACACGGTGGTCGAGTCGGGAGCGACGCGGTGA
- a CDS encoding exonuclease SbcCD subunit D, protein MRLLHTSDWHVGKRLDRHDRMEEHREVIDEVIAIAERESVDAVVHSGDLFDRAVPPVDALRLGLDGLVRLAAGGTRPVVVVAGNHDSPQLFDTLDPFLRPFGVRLIGSIRGPRDGGIVALPIGDARLLVACFPFLRAAQVVDFMAKVDEWYGTYADRVRKITEAYAKALAEETSDADATVLAGHYMVGGVKVRTGVPRGERDLHIGEAYAATEAAVPSAVDYVALGHIHAPQPVPGSIVPAEYAGSLLQLDFGEAGEEKRVVVVDLEPGVPASVRSVPITGGRRLVTASGTWEELIARDDLDGVLLDLIVRTDGPEPGLLDQVRERFPDVVKVRPEYDRPTVEGTVAAGVSLDELYAAYHLETHAAEPSDPLMALFREIAEEVADAAD, encoded by the coding sequence ATGAGACTCCTCCACACCTCCGACTGGCATGTCGGGAAGCGGCTCGATCGGCACGACCGCATGGAGGAGCACCGCGAGGTCATCGACGAGGTGATCGCCATCGCCGAGCGTGAGTCGGTCGATGCGGTCGTCCACTCGGGCGACCTCTTCGATCGGGCGGTGCCGCCGGTCGATGCCCTCAGGCTGGGGCTAGATGGGCTGGTTCGTCTCGCCGCCGGCGGGACCCGTCCGGTGGTGGTCGTCGCCGGCAACCACGACTCGCCGCAGTTGTTCGACACGCTCGACCCGTTCCTGAGGCCGTTCGGTGTCCGTCTGATCGGGTCGATCCGCGGCCCACGGGACGGTGGGATCGTCGCTCTCCCCATCGGCGACGCCCGGCTGCTGGTGGCGTGCTTCCCGTTCCTGCGTGCCGCGCAGGTGGTGGACTTCATGGCCAAGGTGGACGAGTGGTATGGCACCTATGCCGATCGGGTGCGCAAGATCACCGAGGCCTATGCGAAGGCCCTCGCCGAGGAAACCTCTGACGCCGACGCGACCGTGTTGGCCGGCCACTACATGGTCGGCGGCGTCAAAGTGCGCACCGGGGTACCCAGGGGCGAGCGGGACCTCCACATCGGCGAGGCCTATGCGGCCACCGAGGCCGCCGTGCCCAGCGCCGTCGACTACGTCGCCCTGGGCCACATCCACGCTCCGCAGCCGGTCCCGGGGTCGATCGTCCCGGCCGAGTACGCCGGGTCGCTCCTCCAGTTGGACTTCGGCGAGGCCGGCGAGGAGAAGCGGGTCGTCGTGGTGGACCTCGAACCGGGGGTGCCGGCCTCGGTCAGGTCGGTGCCGATCACCGGCGGCCGTCGCCTGGTGACGGCATCGGGCACCTGGGAGGAGTTGATTGCCCGCGACGACCTCGATGGCGTCCTCCTCGACCTCATCGTCCGCACCGACGGTCCCGAGCCTGGTCTGCTCGATCAGGTTCGGGAGCGCTTCCCCGACGTCGTCAAGGTGCGGCCCGAGTACGACCGGCCGACGGTGGAAGGCACAGTCGCGGCCGGGGTGAGCCTCGACGAGCTGTACGCCGCCTATCACCTGGAGACCCACGCCGCCGAGCCGTCCGACCCGCTCATGGCCCTGTTCAGAGAGATCGCCGAAGAGGTGGCGGATGCGGCCGACTGA
- a CDS encoding ATP-binding protein, producing MNVGRVLGNQHANTREFRVAIADGEYLQLDDLVVTRTDVPGAGTVDTYGVVTEVEAIFEGATYESDTFRIAEEGSMPAAKVRSAQIAVIRVDPELWVSPDPGGAVARATGEAREKALYADEMGRPLPVGLGRDGLPVYVDVDFFDGRKGGHMSISGISGVATKTSFALFFLRMLTGRRDIVGDAGKNLRVLVFNVKGEDLLWLDKGNKDFSADAARAWGVLGVTPEPFPSVSLWAPPKPRSGDVMVADIAGRQDVSVFAWTPREFVNEGLLRFVFTDASDTRNQISFVAERVEAQLRRFAVDVAGQPGAIVLRDPSEGHGHGAMVNPHKGERVITDLDSLFLALEEFLDPPDGEPDPRWTGRVQGGTVSAFMRRMQAAVIRLGHLIQAGDSRRIDRSQSQVTVVGIQSLHDLGQRFVVGALLAETFGEKERSGQRFPLSVVVLDELNKYAPREGSSPIKDMLIDIAQRGRSLGVLLVGAQQTASRVAPEVLENAAVRVTGRLDAAEAERSEYGWMLPSTRARARLLKPGTMVVSQPAIPVPLVVDFPFPPWATRKEEVDDSGDDPFVGLA from the coding sequence ATGAACGTCGGACGGGTTCTCGGCAACCAACACGCCAACACCCGTGAGTTCCGGGTGGCGATCGCCGACGGCGAGTACCTGCAGCTCGATGACCTCGTGGTGACTCGCACCGACGTGCCCGGAGCCGGGACCGTCGACACCTACGGGGTGGTCACCGAGGTCGAGGCGATCTTCGAGGGCGCCACCTACGAGTCCGACACCTTTCGCATCGCCGAGGAGGGGAGCATGCCGGCGGCGAAGGTGCGTTCGGCACAGATCGCCGTCATCCGGGTCGATCCCGAGCTGTGGGTGTCGCCGGATCCGGGAGGTGCCGTGGCGAGGGCCACCGGCGAGGCCCGGGAGAAGGCGCTCTACGCCGACGAGATGGGCCGGCCGCTACCCGTGGGCCTCGGCCGCGACGGCCTGCCGGTGTACGTCGACGTCGACTTCTTCGACGGACGCAAGGGCGGCCACATGTCGATATCGGGTATCTCGGGGGTCGCCACCAAGACCTCGTTCGCCCTGTTCTTCCTGAGGATGCTCACGGGGCGCCGCGACATCGTCGGCGACGCCGGCAAGAACCTGCGGGTACTCGTCTTCAACGTCAAGGGCGAGGACCTGCTGTGGCTGGACAAGGGCAACAAGGACTTCTCGGCGGATGCCGCCCGGGCGTGGGGCGTGCTGGGGGTCACCCCAGAGCCCTTCCCTTCGGTGTCGCTGTGGGCGCCACCGAAGCCGCGGTCGGGCGACGTCATGGTGGCCGACATCGCCGGCCGCCAGGACGTATCGGTGTTCGCCTGGACCCCCCGCGAGTTCGTCAACGAGGGCCTGCTGCGGTTCGTGTTCACCGACGCTTCCGACACCCGCAACCAGATCTCCTTCGTCGCCGAGCGCGTCGAGGCGCAGCTGCGGCGGTTCGCCGTCGACGTCGCCGGACAGCCCGGCGCCATCGTCCTGCGTGACCCGTCTGAGGGGCATGGTCATGGGGCAATGGTCAACCCGCACAAGGGCGAGCGGGTCATCACCGACCTCGACAGCCTGTTCCTGGCGCTGGAGGAATTCCTCGACCCCCCCGACGGCGAACCAGATCCCCGTTGGACCGGTCGGGTCCAGGGCGGCACGGTGTCCGCCTTCATGCGCCGCATGCAGGCTGCGGTGATCCGTCTCGGCCACCTCATCCAGGCGGGTGACAGCCGCCGAATCGACCGGTCACAGTCCCAGGTGACGGTCGTCGGCATCCAGTCGCTCCACGATCTCGGCCAGCGGTTCGTCGTCGGAGCGCTGCTCGCCGAGACCTTCGGGGAGAAGGAACGCAGCGGCCAGCGGTTCCCATTGTCGGTGGTCGTCCTCGACGAGCTCAACAAGTACGCGCCCCGTGAAGGATCGAGCCCGATCAAGGACATGCTCATCGACATCGCCCAGCGCGGTCGCTCACTGGGGGTACTGCTCGTCGGCGCCCAGCAGACGGCGTCACGGGTGGCGCCGGAGGTGCTGGAGAACGCCGCCGTGCGGGTCACCGGCCGTCTCGATGCCGCCGAGGCCGAGAGGTCGGAGTACGGATGGATGCTGCCCTCCACCCGGGCCCGGGCCCGGCTGCTCAAGCCCGGCACCATGGTCGTGTCCCAACCGGCGATCCCGGTCCCCCTGGTAGTGGACTTCCCCTTCCCACCGTGGGCGACCCGCAAGGAGGAGGTCGACGACTCCGGCGACGATCCGTTCGTAGGGCTCGCATGA
- a CDS encoding class I SAM-dependent methyltransferase — translation MPDTSLPPEFIAELRELERHYLAAEDPIVGSGFHGGPERWEAERRPILDAVDRDADLLDVGCANGYLLECLVAWAAEDGYAIVPHGVDIGEELVARARKRLPAFADNLHVGNAWDWEPPRRYDVVYTIWDCVPADYLEAFVRRLLDQFVAPGGRFVLGAYGSRSRNERPFDVASFLKDIGLEVVDHRLVGAPTAAFSWVDA, via the coding sequence ATGCCAGACACCTCGCTGCCTCCTGAGTTCATCGCCGAGCTGCGGGAGCTGGAGCGGCACTACCTGGCGGCGGAGGACCCCATCGTCGGATCCGGTTTCCATGGGGGTCCGGAGCGGTGGGAGGCTGAACGGCGGCCCATCCTGGACGCGGTGGATCGTGACGCGGACTTGCTCGACGTCGGCTGCGCCAACGGGTACCTGCTCGAGTGCCTGGTGGCATGGGCCGCCGAGGATGGGTACGCCATCGTTCCCCACGGGGTGGACATCGGCGAGGAGCTCGTCGCACGCGCTCGGAAGCGTCTCCCGGCATTCGCCGACAATCTGCACGTCGGTAACGCCTGGGATTGGGAGCCACCCCGACGATACGACGTGGTGTACACCATCTGGGACTGCGTGCCCGCCGACTACCTCGAGGCCTTCGTACGGAGACTCCTCGACCAATTCGTCGCTCCCGGTGGACGCTTCGTCCTCGGCGCCTACGGCAGCCGCAGCCGCAACGAGCGCCCGTTTGACGTCGCCAGCTTTCTCAAGGACATCGGCCTAGAGGTCGTCGACCACCGCCTGGTAGGAGCCCCGACCGCAGCCTTCTCCTGGGTCGATGCATGA
- a CDS encoding nucleotidyl transferase AbiEii/AbiGii toxin family protein, whose protein sequence is MTDSPHFRDLPEFGPTIDAAAERIGISATAVEKDYWVSEVLSVLESEFAGDFILKGGTSLSKGYGLIQRFSEDIDILVLPGDRGRGATDKLMKAMSADAAEGIGGTATSVGSAETGRHRSYEIDYPALREATDLIQTSVLLEMGTRGGSEPSGRVMCSSLLGSELAQAGTDLAEFPDLEPFELVVLHPGRTLLEKLAGIHAEAMHIGSNPGLAANRRVGRHFYDIHELLADARVLDFLADRNQVEQIMDEVAEITAAHFAKTGQPFEVRPEDGFAQSLAFALDSDVSQRLRAAYEETMPQLYFGTDSLPSWEAIVGRVVQQGELL, encoded by the coding sequence ATGACCGATTCGCCGCACTTTCGCGACCTGCCCGAGTTCGGGCCGACCATCGATGCTGCAGCCGAACGAATAGGAATCAGCGCCACCGCGGTCGAGAAGGACTACTGGGTGAGCGAGGTCCTAAGCGTGCTGGAATCCGAGTTCGCCGGTGACTTCATCCTGAAGGGAGGGACCAGTCTGTCCAAGGGCTACGGACTGATCCAGCGATTCTCTGAGGACATCGACATCCTCGTGCTTCCTGGCGACCGAGGCCGAGGCGCAACCGACAAGCTGATGAAGGCTATGTCCGCCGACGCGGCGGAAGGCATCGGCGGCACCGCAACTTCTGTCGGAAGTGCCGAGACGGGCCGGCATCGTTCCTACGAAATCGACTACCCGGCTCTCCGTGAGGCCACTGACCTGATCCAGACCAGTGTTCTCCTTGAGATGGGGACCCGCGGTGGCTCCGAACCTTCTGGGCGGGTGATGTGCAGCAGCCTCCTTGGAAGTGAGCTCGCCCAAGCAGGCACAGACCTCGCTGAGTTCCCAGATTTGGAGCCCTTCGAGCTTGTGGTCCTTCATCCCGGTCGAACGCTGCTCGAGAAGCTGGCAGGGATACACGCTGAAGCGATGCACATCGGATCCAACCCAGGACTCGCGGCCAATCGACGCGTAGGTCGACACTTCTATGACATCCACGAGCTACTCGCCGACGCACGAGTACTTGATTTCCTTGCCGACCGAAATCAGGTCGAACAAATCATGGATGAGGTCGCGGAGATCACCGCCGCACACTTTGCGAAGACAGGACAGCCCTTTGAGGTACGCCCGGAAGATGGGTTCGCGCAGAGTCTTGCGTTCGCGCTGGACTCGGATGTCTCGCAGCGACTGCGAGCCGCCTACGAGGAAACAATGCCCCAGCTCTACTTCGGGACCGATTCACTACCTTCCTGGGAGGCCATCGTGGGGCGAGTCGTGCAGCAGGGCGAACTCCTCTGA
- a CDS encoding MFS transporter, giving the protein MVKNDRRTIFGWAMYDWANSAYSTTTLAVLFPALLVDEIVPEEGYRLFGLLVDGEQLGALLIGFGALVVFLVSPILGAIADFSATKKRFLQVFAYTGATFAILMYFIDQGDVALAIVLFLLAQSGFVASIVFYDGYLPDISTPDTIDRVSSRGFALGYAGGGLNFLLVLILLLMHETFGLTEVEAARIGMAFAGLWWMGFSVFAFSRLEETGVKQPLPASYARTWKPAAYTAVGFRRTIETTKRLRKFKDLLKYVLAFILYNDGVQTVIAIAPFYAKETLDLSTTTLALGILLVQIVAVGGAFTFGRIAGRIGTKTAILISIGLWSTILTWAYFVPAGQAVPFYALAALIGLVLGGTQALSRSLYGSMIPEEASAEFFGFFSVFEKFSAIIGPFIFFAVNTITGSSRGAVLSLIAFFVIGGVILSRVDVEKARASRLVWSFDGAEVR; this is encoded by the coding sequence ATGGTGAAGAACGATCGGCGAACGATCTTCGGCTGGGCGATGTACGACTGGGCCAACTCGGCGTACAGCACCACCACCCTCGCCGTGCTCTTTCCGGCGCTGTTGGTCGATGAGATCGTGCCCGAGGAGGGCTACCGGCTCTTCGGACTGCTCGTCGACGGCGAGCAGCTGGGTGCGCTGCTCATCGGCTTCGGCGCGCTCGTCGTGTTCCTGGTCAGCCCCATCCTCGGCGCCATCGCCGACTTCTCGGCGACCAAGAAGCGCTTCCTCCAGGTCTTCGCCTACACCGGCGCCACGTTCGCCATCCTGATGTACTTCATCGATCAGGGCGACGTCGCCCTGGCGATCGTCCTCTTCCTGCTCGCCCAGAGCGGCTTCGTGGCCAGCATCGTCTTCTACGACGGGTACCTGCCCGACATCTCCACCCCCGACACCATCGACCGGGTGTCGTCGAGGGGCTTCGCCCTCGGCTACGCCGGCGGCGGACTCAACTTCCTCCTCGTCCTCATCCTGTTGCTCATGCACGAGACCTTCGGTCTCACCGAGGTCGAGGCGGCCCGCATCGGCATGGCGTTCGCCGGGCTGTGGTGGATGGGTTTTTCGGTGTTCGCCTTCAGCCGACTGGAGGAGACCGGTGTCAAGCAACCGTTGCCCGCCAGTTACGCCCGCACCTGGAAGCCCGCCGCCTACACCGCGGTGGGGTTCCGGCGGACCATCGAGACCACCAAGCGCCTGCGGAAGTTCAAGGACCTGCTCAAGTACGTCCTCGCCTTCATCCTCTACAACGACGGGGTCCAGACGGTGATCGCCATCGCCCCGTTCTATGCCAAGGAGACGCTCGACCTGTCCACGACGACACTCGCCCTGGGCATCCTGCTCGTCCAGATCGTCGCCGTCGGCGGGGCGTTCACGTTCGGGCGGATCGCCGGTCGGATCGGCACCAAGACCGCCATCCTGATCTCGATCGGGCTGTGGTCGACGATCCTCACCTGGGCCTACTTCGTGCCTGCTGGGCAGGCGGTGCCGTTCTACGCCCTGGCCGCCCTGATCGGTTTGGTCCTCGGTGGCACCCAGGCCCTGAGTCGGAGCCTCTATGGATCGATGATCCCCGAGGAGGCGTCGGCCGAGTTCTTCGGGTTCTTCTCGGTGTTCGAGAAGTTCTCGGCCATCATCGGACCGTTCATCTTCTTCGCGGTGAACACGATCACCGGCTCGTCCCGCGGCGCCGTGCTGTCGCTCATCGCCTTCTTCGTGATCGGCGGAGTCATCCTGAGCCGGGTCGACGTGGAGAAGGCGCGCGCCTCGAGGCTCGTTTGGAGCTTCGACGGGGCGGAAGTGAGGTAA